In the Hermetia illucens chromosome 1, iHerIll2.2.curated.20191125, whole genome shotgun sequence genome, gtttttctcgtggGTGGCTTGCGAGAGTGGGTTCCGCGCCGCCTGGCAGTGATTGAGGTTAATTTGTATAAACTgttttggagatgaagcatcaacaactgatcttcacaatcacctgaagaactttatcataaatacggccacaaacatacttggccccagccacaaaaagagccggaacggctggtttgacgatgaatgtaagttagcaatgcaacggaagaatgttgcataccgagtaatgttgcattctcaaagaacgcgtgcacgcgcagagacttatcacgaactccgtcgagcggagaaccgacttcacagacggaaaaaggaagtctgggcaaccaacaaatttgtgaactagaaaagtacagggagcaaccgcaccaggtgcgcaagttttaccaacaattcagcaggatgaaggcttatacacctcgatgctcatcctgccgagacaaagagggaaatctgatttccgacagaatgggcatattggagcggtgggttgaatattttgatgaagtgctcaacaaccaggatatcggcgagttggaggtcctgccaactgaagacgatggacaaatactgccaccaccaagtatagaagaaataatccctgcaattcatcggttcaaAAATCATAACTTGCCAGgaactgatggaattacagccgaattgtttaaatttggaggcgaccaattacaccaagtggttcatcaacttgtgctgaggGTGTGTGACAGtgaaccaatgcctgacgacagcATTATCTGtgtgagatatcacacagtacagcaattatagaggtatcacgttgctaagtaccatctataaaatattctccgctatcttgccaggccggaCCGCCCGGTACGCctacaacatcattggcccataccaaagaggcttcactccaggcaaatcagcaacagatcagatttaccCTCTGCCGCAAgcaatagaaaaactgttgaattttggatatcagttgcaccatcttttcatcgactttaaagccgcctctgatagcataaccagagtaaaactgtacacagccatgagagaattcggtatcccgatgaaattaataagactaactaagcCGACCCtcatcaatgtgcgaggccagataaaagcagcaggatcactctcaagacctgatgctgaggtaaatgcgaggggtacaatCCTTTTTTAAGTCCACCAACTACtttcctatgctgacgatatcgacatcatgggaacaacgacccgagacgtacaaactgccaacATCCAGATCAAACAGGCGCCAAttgtcgcgagatcttgggcagcacatcaatgaaggcaagacaaaatatatgatggtagcgtcagcaccaaaaaccaaccaaccaacaacatcaaactgcactggttaaacgggaagaataaagataggagactacaactttgagaccgttgataatttctcgtatctagggtcgaaaatcataaccgataacagctacgatgatgaaatccgcgcacggttgttggctaccaacagagccagagagagtcaaagctcttactgtataaaacaatgatcttgccagtcctcatgcattcctcggagacttgggttcttagcaagaagaattgcgaactcttgaccgcgttcgagagatgaatcctccgaagaatttttggtccactgtatgtggatggacgattccgtagcctacataacgacgaaatctatgagtgataccatgaccgtcaggttgtgaataaaatccggctcaataagttgcggtgggcgggtcacttaattcgtatggatgaggatgatccagcccggaaaacgcaatatctatggtagaaaaggaagatgaggcagaccctgcctgagatggagcgatggcgtaggtcaggacgccagacagcttttagggatatcgaattggtggacctcggggcaaaaccgggatgtttggagttccttattaaggcaggaatagaccggataccgattgttgcaccaTTGACGACggtgaattggtggacctaggccgGTTTCCAGTTGTTAcatcgttgataatgatgaagatattaagatgaattggaaattaTAATCATTCCCATCTTATAAAGACTAACGAGAATAGAAAAGCAAGACAAAACCAAGAATTATAATAAGAAAATGTATGTTACTAGTCTATACATATATTAGTcaaataaatatatacaaatttaaaaaaaacctacaattttaattattcaaaaattttacaatttcttCAATTTACTTTCAATAGGTTTCAACTGAACAAGAACTTCTTCCGAGTCCAATAATTCTCTGCAAAGTGGCACGATATTGTGAAATGCAACAATgccgaaaatataaaaataggcTGCAACCAATTTATCCATTATATCGTAAAAATTACTGAAAACGATAGCCGACATATATAACGATCCAAAAATTATTCGAATTAACACCAGAAAACTATACGTGAAAATTCCGATCAATTTGTGACCCAACCATTTGTCCTCTCCCAGCTTTCTTAGATGCCACTTTGCCTGGGCGCTTGGCTTTGATAATTCGAAAAAACAAACTCCTTTGATAATAACTTCCCTTCCGCAAGATTTCAGGAACAAATAATGGTTTATGAGTAAAAGGCTTATCATAAAGTAAGAGTAAACGACAATCTCTTCTCCATAGTACATGGTCCAAACCAAGCTGTAAGCCAAGTATCCCCAAATTATAATTAAAGCCACAGTACTAAATATTTCCCACCATCCATTGAGTACTGTGTGGAAAAAGGTTACGATGAAACCTCTTGATTTGTTCAATTCATTTCTTATACTCACTAGTGCCATCgtcacatgaccacatttgcAGTTCAGGTGCAAGATACAAAAATATAACAGATAAAACGGAGAAAAACACGGCCACATAATGATTGCAGGACATTGGTGACCTTTCGGGGAAGTTATGGCGCACTGTGTTGTAAAACGACGCCCATAGAGCAAAGGACACCGCCAACAGGAGAAACTTGATTTGACTAATTATTGGCTCATCCATTTTTTTGAGTTATTAAACAAATTTATTCTAATCtagaataaaaatttaaatatacaTTAATTTACATTATATTGCCTTAAAagagaaaataatcaaaaaattataataatttattgaCGTTCAAATTCAAATGGTTGTTTTAATGACGAAAGTCAATTTTGGGTTGAATTCGAATAAAAACCTATACTAAACAGAAAATCTGTCAACTCCGAATCGGGATATATACGCATGTCTAGCGAATTGCACTGCACTACAATTACGACGGTGCTCTTGGGCCAAGCAGCGCATCGAAATGGATATGCGGAAAAATACCTTTCAGGAAGACATAGACCCCTCTCAGATAGGATTCTTAAAAGAAGAAGTTAGTAGAAttcatatctacagctgctatgttaTGGTCCTCCTACAGTATAATTGGAGTTGTTCCacaatgctaaatcctacctgatctctcttggtaacaggtcccgcgacaggccgactaaaaaaatgcattcaatgccgTTAATAACAAAATGATGGGATTGAGTAACatgagcctcggagaaatgctcaGTCGACACAGCAGGAGGAgacccggtcctgtcgagaaatgggcaatggTTCTTGACGAATGGACGgagtcaggacgtaagtaagttagtcccaacaaaacaaatacgtgtctgcacggtaAATATTCGCACCCTGActggaactcgcaagagcccttcggaaaagaggcattgatatctgcgctctgcaataaacccgatggtctggtgccaaaagctgcgacatagaacgtaaaacgtggtaaaaatgaatgaatgaaacttctctattttggtagcccacacactcaatacggtgttagcAATTtcgtctcagagggtttccgtaatgccattgaaaaagtcgaacgatttgatgaccgactgatgaggcttaccattatatcagctgatcgcactattcacttcgtcCCCGCATACGCATCACAGACAGTTTGAACTGtcgccgagaaagatgtcttctggcaacttctcgatgcaaaggcctacaacgtgcctgctgataattatatcatcattgcaggtgaCCGGgatggtcatgtgagtgaaaaggcagacgataacaggtgctATGGGGGAAAGGGTTTttgacccaacattgtggctcagtgaatcctttaatcgggttatttagaaaggtagaacaccatctaactggcaagaaagtaccacagttccaatatgaaggaaaaaaggtagcccagcagaatgttcaaattatcgtccaatctggttactttcccatgccatgaagatttttaaacgtattcttgacaatcATGAGAAgtgtcgccctctttacattgcatttctgaatctagagaaagcgtttgaccgtgtgccacacgaactcatctggtatactctacgataacacctagtgccagaggaGTTGGTGCGCTGGGTCCAACTACtctattcgaaaagtaaagttcgaagtgtagccgatgtatcaaaaccgtttcgtgtctctgttggtgttcatcaaggaagcacccctccccactcctctttcttcttattGTGGACACTGTCAAACGGGACACCCGACGTCccgcgccctatacactgctttatgcagatgttacgttggactattgGTGTGACATGCtttgattacatctgaaatagggatatccgcgatcgatataaggttgcacccatcgtgaaaaattgagagagaggcgtcttcaatgctatggtcacgtaatttgtagCGGTATCAGAGCAACAAAATGAGCACACATTATTGGGACTGATCAGAGAGAATGTGCCTTTTAACAGGTTTATACCTCCTCAGTAAATTCTCCCTGACACATAAGTCCAGCTTCGCTTAAGGAATAGTGGTACGTTGTGGTATTTCGGGTCTCGCGTTCACTCCGCACGTCCGGACTCCAGTTCCGTACTTTGCTTTAGACCTATATGTGTACCAGCTGAATCCTAAGCTTAGACTTAATAAATTGAACACTTTTCACTCGCACGCTTGGGTTCCAAGCTATATTGTGTTAGAAAGTAAGGAAGCAATAGATGAGCTGAACATGAAAGGAGCAGGAGCCCGCCGGTCCAAAGCCCCTTTGTGAAATCGGAAAGGGGTTCATAGGAACTATACTAGGTAAACTTATCAAGAATACAACAGTCTAAGATGCTTATGAGAGGATACGAACCTAAATACACGcaagattgtttaaacttcaccaCCTTCTGATCATAGTGAAAATACTCATTGGACATTACAGTCTAAATTATCGGCTGGAGAGACTATGGATATCTGCGTACACTCAACACATTTTGTGAGGATAGTGATGAAGTCTACATAGTATTATAGGACAATACTAGAATTAGGAAACATCTCAAAATTCCAGTCAGTTACCAGTTTAATCATACTTTAGTTAATTGATGCACAATAACCATTAAagcggcacaatagttctttcagGGGGCAATATAACTTCTCTTAATACGATTTTTATTATCATTAATAAGACCAGCACCTCGTCCACTAAAAGGTCCCCAATAGAGGTGAGAGGATTTCCCCTTCTGTGGAAATGAAAGATGTGCTTGAGCAGTCCGCCTTTCAGCAACTATTGTAAAAGACTACATTACGACTGGTACCATTGATCCAAACGAAGTATTATTGTAGGAGCAAAGTCTCTTTGGCAAAAAAGGAGGTAAGATTTATTGACCTTCAAGGGACGGCTGCCCTAACGTGCCTCGAAGCCGTAGAATCCCCTGCTGAAAGAGAATGGGGTGGGCCCGTTCTATATCAAGTGATTTATACGGTTCAAATATATTTGCCGCACATTTCCAGTTCGCAAATTTTCAGCCATCTCTACCCATCCTATTGTTCGTATCTATTTTATTACCTGGACCTTGGGACTCATTCTTATGTCACAACATGAAGAGTGGACACCCAAGAAGGATTTGTATGGTTTTCTTTCTGGTTTTTGTGTGTATCTCAGCGGGTCCGTTCAGTTTTCCAACGGATTAACTGGACCTTCAGTTAGGGTCCCGTGGCAGCGCTTTTCAACGAGCGTTAGCATGTCTTCCAAGCATCCTTCTTTGCTTttgaatggacaaaattttacgtatattagacagcagcggggtgcaggtggtggcgtatgccgacggcttggtgatattaatatcagggatgtttctgtccattataggcgacatcatggaagaagcgttgcgaaatgtgtgcctgtgggccgcaagatgctgactcagcataaacccaacaaaaacgcaactgatcctattcaccaccaagccaaggatagctgaattccatctaccatggctgaatgaataacgattgattctttcctctaatgtaaagtatctggatgtaatcctggatccaaagccaaattggagattgaacatagaactgagggttaagaaggcctgtatagccttctacacctagaagagaacctttgcaaagaaatggggtctccggccgaggatagttctctggatgtacaccgctgtagtacgtccgatcctaacgtacagcTCTATTGTATGATAGCAGGCTTTGAGAACacaatacaataggatgaagcttaataggattcaaagaaccgcgtgtgcaggtgctactggggctctgcaatcctgcccggcagattctctcaatgtactcctgcatctccttcccctagacctccacattaaatatgctgcagcgtgcagtgccgtcagactacgtgagttcggatgctggtttgcgaagtcctacggccacagcaacagcCTAGACATcctacctcgagaaatctgggcattcgtCACAGAATATGCcacacacaagctgaacttcacgagaaactttgctgtggacgttccaaccagggcaaagtggaagaccggtggcgTATTTCAAGGTTATGacccagtattctttaccgacggatcggCGCGGAGGTTTTCTCGAGTACAAACAGTGTATcccagtcgtatggtctcccaggtttcgccagtgtattccaggtggaagtattggcgatattggaagtctgtcgatgacgagattcgagccccaagcgtaacataaccattctgaccgacagccaagcggccatcaaggccttgtactcagtgacgacatcttccaggctgaggCAGTACAGAGACGCGCTAAagcgtctgggcggcacgctcaaggtcaccctcctctgggttcccgggcataggaacatttAGGGGAAtgggcgggctgacggattggccaggcgagactCTGCTCTTgtcagcccttcggtgaatacaatcggtgttccgctggcggctgtcggggccgAGTCTagtcgcactacctagcaaccgcgagcctaagatggcgaagtccgatcacgagagctcctgtgccagacgcgtgcaaatgcattcaagattacggcggtcttcaCGGGGCATtgacccataggggaccatgtcgccaggctcagcataccctacaattcgcattgccgaagctgcggagaagaaaaccctcatacactttctctgcgattgcccagctctacctagagtcaggctacggacactaggtaaaccatttctTGGGGacatcagagagatttctagctgcatggtgggagaactgctttccttcgtgaatgctacgggctggctatgaagatccgagccggctagactctaccTCCATGctttcataacagcagtcacggtcttaggaatttgtggcatcaaaacggcgtaccatagcgctaattgggctcctcgtagcgaccactgatacctatttGCCTTATTGAACGAAGTGCTTCTGAAGGTGGCTTGCCTGATTTTGATCACCCGTTGTAGGACTTTTGAAGCGGAACGAAAGGTTGTCAATTTCCTTTTCAAACACTTTGTAACGAAGGTTGGTTCAGTGCCCCCGttgtttattattaaattgaCAAAAGGACACTTGCAAACAAGATATTAGAATACAAAAAAGCGTTACTATTAAACAATGTTCTGGTTTAACCTAACAAGGATTAGAATTCAAATAAGCAAAACCACTCAAAGAgtaatttgcaaataaaaactttattggAATTTTTCGCAAACTATAAAATTTATGATAAACAAATGGTAATTCGTCCCTGAAATATACACAATCGCAGCTTTTAAGACATCCACTTCGCCCGAAAATCAAACCAAAAGCGACACATTTTGACCGGTGGAGAATTAATATTATTAGTTATAATTATAATACATCTTGTTACTGCATCCGTGGCCAATGGGGGATAACTTTTTGCATAATATAGATATAGTTGGACAACAGCTGCGTtgttaaatttatcgtaccGGGCGGAAAGTAGTTCAAAATTGGATTCACCTCTGGCCCCCTAAAAGACTGACCCATCATGCTGCAATGCGGCAGTTGGTTCATGCAGTGAGTATCTCCGGTATTATCTAAGATCTTCCTATAAACCTGACATTCATTATTCACACGAAGTGGAATTCTGGGTAGAACAGGTATAGTAGTTTCCATCTTTTGATTAGGCGAGTCATCTTTGTCCGCTCGCTTAATTTGGCTATTCTGCCTTTTGTGCCTATGGTTTGAGTTCTTTTGCATTCCTTTAGACTCTTGACATTCAACACTAACATGGGGAATTTTTTTGATAATAGATTTACCCACTTTAGGTTCTTTCAAGTGAGTGCTTCCCCTGGCTATTTTGCGATTCCTTAATACAAGTTTCCGATTATACAACTGAATCTCGGCAAAAAGTTTAAAGGCATAAGGCACAGAGTTTACGTGGACATATGTAATAAAAGCATAGTTTCGAGCACGGCCGTCCTTGGTCCTAGGTATTTCCACACTCTCAATCGGTCCGGCCTGAAATGAAGTTTTGATCAGCTTCTTTGGATTAGCTAGGGCCACGTAGTATTTAAATCCGCAAGGGGAAGACTTAGTGATGGGCTGTCTACCACTTACACCCTGACCAAGATTACCTCCCTCATACTCAACCCTTTATACTTACATGCAGAAACAATTCGAAAAGTATGACCTCTGTAACTTTTTCGCTTAAATTACCACAAAAGATTTTTCTGTTCTCTTTTTTATCGTCGTCGCTTAAAGCAGATTCTTCCGTACAATCCGCCAAACATCCTTCACGAATTTGCATGATCACTATATATTTGAACAATTCTATTTAAtaaacatttgctaataataaacaaatttaCAAATCGGCCCTATTTcgtttaaaatattaaaacaatTGCATTTACAATATTTGAGTTAATTTTGACTCCAATACAATTAAGCTAATTTCGAAAACATAATTTCAGCCCCACTGAATAAATGATATCCAGAGAATTTTAAAAGGCGGTTGTACACAATTAAAGAAGAAATTTACACAGAATTAATTCTGCAAGTTCGCTGgcttttaataaattaaataagacgattaaaattttctaaataaatCATGAAAGCTGTTGCGATTGGCATTTCGGCTTAAGAATTTCTGAATTTTGCTGTGTGAATTTTGACAAAATGCTTCCAAAGGTGGCCTATTTTGATTATATCCCAAAGTTGTGTGATTGCTTTTCGAGTAAGAATGCTACACAGCTGCCTTGGGTTTTCGTTGAGTTATGAAAATAAGCGTCGGTTCCCAGACGGTTTAGTTTCAATGAACGAGATCGCGTTGTATAAAAAGCTTTAATGAATCGATAGGACGACGTGCCGTCAGGTCGTAATTAGTCCGAACCAAAAAAATCTGCATTTACACCCTAAATATTGATACCCTCATTGGAAAGACCGAAAAACTTGCAAAACCCTTTCGGAAggggcgcattgatatttacgCTCTATAAGGCACTTAAAAGTTGCGGCAATTTGAGAAGCCCACAAACTGCTGTAGGGGTTTCCATGACGCCTTTAAAGAAGTTGATCGATTTGATGACGGATTGATAAAGCTTACCATCATATTAGCTGATAGCACGATTCATCCCTTCATCGCATACACACCATAGACAGGTCCgacccgaaaccgaaaaagagtCTTCTGGAAACTGCATATAAAGACCTACAACATGCCTGCCGATGACTATAGCTGCGTTCGTGTGGCGCTGTGTTCCGTTTGACATTTGGGTCTAATTGTTTGTTATTCGTTTCTCCAGTTTTCGAACATTAAGACGAAATATCAAATCAACTGAGAAACAAAGAGAATTTCCCATTAAATCACATTACATATAATTAccataaaatatttcc is a window encoding:
- the LOC119661491 gene encoding uncharacterized protein LOC119661491, which encodes MDEPIISQIKFLLLAVSFALWASFYNTVRHNFPERSPMSCNHYVAVFFSVLSVIFLYLAPELQMWSCDDGTILNGWWEIFSTVALIIIWGYLAYSLVWTMYYGEEIVVYSYFMISLLLINHYLFLKSCGREVIIKGVCFFELSKPSAQAKWHLRKLGEDKWLGHKLIGIFTYSFLVLIRIIFGSLYMSAIVFSNFYDIMDKLVAAYFYIFGIVAFHNIVPLCRELLDSEEVLVQLKPIESKLKKL
- the LOC119660805 gene encoding uncharacterized protein LOC119660805; protein product: MQIREGCLADCTEESALSDDDKKENRKIFCGNLSEKVTEVILFELFLHAGPIESVEIPRTKDGRARNYAFITYVHVNSVPYAFKLFAEIQLYNRKLVLRNRKIARGSTHLKEPKVGKSIIKKIPHVSVECQESKGMQKNSNHRHKRQNSQIKRADKDDSPNQKMETTIPVLPRIPLRVNNECQVYRKILDNTGDTHCMNQLPHCSMMGQSFRGPEVNPILNYFPPGTINLTTQLLSNYIYIMQKVIPHWPRMQ